The Euphorbia lathyris chromosome 8, ddEupLath1.1, whole genome shotgun sequence genome has a window encoding:
- the LOC136202549 gene encoding protein TIFY 10B, whose protein sequence is MSSSSESVELSVQMAAKMQEKSSFSQRCSLLSQYLKVKGSFGDLSLGMTCNTEGNVPETMNLFPTNENQFDVSTRNVRSVDLFPQQAGFSTSDPDGQKRVELSINKAATSDSPPAQMTIFYGGQVIVFDDFPADKAKDVMVLAGKGTSQSLSATTGFPIKNPPPVFSPNLAIPPMECSSSVPCTSNAVASFGKNLFQDRIQPPPKPISTDLPIARRASLHRFLEKRKDRIISRAPYTLNGSGAAAPSRSGESKSWLGLAAQFPVAP, encoded by the exons ATGTCTTCCTCGTCGGAATCAGTCGAGTTATCCGTGCAGATGGCGGCGAAGATGCAGGAGAAGTCGAGCTTCTCACAGAGATGTAGTCTATTGAGTCAGTACTTGAAGGTGAAAGGTAGTTTTGGAGATCTTAGTCTCGGAATGACTTGTAACACCGAAGGAAATG TGCCGGAGACGATGAATTTGTTCCCGACGAATGAGAATCAATTTGATGTTTCGACTAGAAACGTTAGATCTGTGGATTTATTCCCTCAACAAGCTGGGTTTTCTACCTCCGATCCAGATGGGCAGAAGAGGGTCGAATTAAG CATTAACAAGGCTGCGACCTCTGATTCACCACCGGCACAAATGACTATCTTCTACGGTGGCCAAGTAATCGTGTTTGATGATTTTCCAGCTGATAAGGCGAAGGATGTTATGGTTTTAGCTGGAAAAGGAACTTCTCAGAGCCTCTCTGCTACTACTGGGTTTCCTATTAAGAATCCCCCTCCTGTCTTCTCTCCCAATTTGGCTATACCCCCAATGGAATGCAGCAGTTCTGTTCCTTGTACCTCTAATGCCGTTGCTAGTTTTGGCAAAAATTTGTTTCAAGACCGCATTCAACCTCCCCCTAAACCAATTTCAACTG ATCTACCAATTGCAAGGAGAGCTTCCCTTCACCGGTTTTTGGAGAAGAGAAAAGATAG GATCATTTCAAGAGCACCATACACATTAAATGGCTCAGGGGCTGCAGCACCTTCCAGATCAGGTGAAAGCAAATCATGGCTAGGCCTGGCTGCTCAATTCCCAGTAGCTCCTTAA